GAGCTCCGTCTTGCCGCTTCCCGGCGGTCCCTCGACCAGCAACGGCCGCCCCAACTGGAGCGCGAGGCTGACCGTCGTCACCGTCCGGTCGTCGGCCACGTAGTCCGCCCGCTCGAAGCGCGCTTCGAGGTCCGATTCGGTCACCGACTCGAACGACGTGTTCCGAGTCATGCTGGGGCGGTCGAGTCCTCCTCCAGATACGCCGCGGGGTCGGCGCGGAACGAGTCCGCACAGCCCCGACAGCAGAAGTGGTACGTCTCGCCGTCGTGATCGACGCTCGCGGCCGCCTCGCCGGGCGTCACCGTCATGCCACACACCGGGTCGATCGCGTCGGCGTCGGTCTCGTCCGTCCCCGCGGCCTCGGTGCCGCCGACGGCACGGGCCCGCACGTCGACCACCTCCGCGAGGATGCTCGCGGCGATTTCGGGCGGGGTGTGGGCCGCGATGTCGACGCCGGCGGGGTTCGTCACCGCCGCCCGCACCGCGTCCGGGTCGCGGTCCAGCAGGTCGGCCGCCCGCTCGATCACCTCCGCACACCGGGCGTCGCTGGCGACGAGACCGATGTAGCCCGCGTCCGCGCGGACGCCGGCGGCCACCCCGCGGGCGTCGTAGCCGCCCATCGAGGCGACGACGACCAGCGGCGCCGTCCCCACCGCCGCGGCGATTTCGTCCGGATCGGTGACCGTCGTGGCCGCCGTCCCCGGCGGCAAGTCGTCGGCGTCGCCGTCCGGGTCGACCAGCGTCACGTCGACGGGGAGTTCGGCGGCCAGCCGCGCGAGTGACCGCGCGATGGGCGACCCGCCGACGACGAGCAGTTCCGGCGCCGGCGTCACCGGCTCGACGAACAGTTCGAGGACGCCCTCGCTGTGACACTGCATGGGAAACGCCGACACGCCCGGTCGGTCGACCGTATCGGGGTCGGGGGCGATGCCGAGCAGGCGCGGCTCGCCGTCATCGATGGCGGTCGTCGCCTCCTCGCTGACGACCGACTGCGCACACGACATGCCGCCGATCCAGCCGTGAATCTCCCCCGAACGCGTCACGACCGCCCGGTCGCCGACGTTCGCGGAGACCGGCGGCTCGCGCCGGACGACCGTCACCCGCGCGTACGCCTCGCCGCGCTCCGCGAGCGCCCGCTCTAGGGCGGCCCCGTCGTCGCTCGATTCCTCCGGTCGCGTCTCGTCCCGTGTCATCTGTCGTGGTCCCGTGTTCTCGAAGGTGGGGCGGCGGCTCGCCCCGATCAGTCGTCGGCCGGCTCCTCGCCCGCGTCGTCGAACTCGAAGGCGACGTTCGCGCTGGGTTCGATGGCGAGACCGGCCTCGTCCAGCGACTCCCAGACCACGTCGGGGGTCATCGGCATCTCGACGTGCGAGACGCCCGCGTGGCTCATCGCGTCGACGACGGCGTTGACGATGGCCGGCGGCGACCCGACCGTCGGCGACTCCCCGACGCCCTTGGCCCCGATGGGGTGGTGTGGCGACGGCGTGACCGTGTGTCCGGTCTCGAAGTTGGGAATCTCCTTCGCCGTCGGCAGGAGGTAGTTCATGAAGTCACCGCCGGTGACGTTGCCGTTGTCGTCGTAGGTGACGTGTTCCATCATCGCCGTCCCGATGCCCTGGGCCAGCCCGCCGTGGATCTGCCCCTCGATGATCATCGGGTTGATGCGGTTGCCACAGTCGTCGACGGCGACGAACTTCTCGAAGTCGACCTCGCCGGTCTCGCGGTCCACCTCGACGATCACGATGTACGACCCGAAGGGGTAGGTCATCTCCGGCGGGTCGTAGTAGTTCGTCGCCTCCAGCCCGGGCTCCTCGCTCCCGGGGTGGTTCATGTAGGCGCCCGCGGCGATTTCGGTGATGGTGATCGAGCGATCCGGCGCGCCGGCGACGTGGAACTCGCCGGACTCGCGGTCCCACTCGATGTCCTCCTCCGCGGCTTCGAGTTCGTTCGCGGCGATGGATTTGGCCTTGTCGCGCACCTTCCGCGCGGCGACGGCCGTCGCGGCGCCCGCCACCGGCGTCGAGCGCGACCCGTACGTGCCGAGGCCGTACGGCTCGGTGTCGGTGTCGCCGTGTTCGACGACGATGTCGTCGACGTCCATCCCGAGTTCCTCGGCGACGATCTGGGCGAAGGTCGTCTCGTGGCCCTGTCCCTGGGTCTGGACGCCGACGCGCAACACCGCGTTGCCCGTCGGGTTCACGCGCAGGTCCGCGGAGTCGAACATCTCGATGCCCGCGATGTCACACTGCTTGCCGGGGCCGGCGCCCACGACTTCGGTGAACGACGAGATGCCGATGCCGATGAGCTTGTCCGCATCCTGCTCGATCCGGCGCTGTTGCTCCTCGCGGTAGTGGTCGTAGTCGGCCATCTCCAGCGCTTTGTCGAGTGCCTTCTCGTAGTCGCCGGAGTCGTAGTTCCACCCCGTCGCCGACTCGTACGGGAAGGCATCGGAGGGAATGAAGTTCTTCCGTCGGATCTCCGCGGGGTCCACGTCGAGTTCGTCGGCGAGCACCTTCACCATCCGCTCGATGAGGTACACCGCTTCGGTAACGCGGAACGAACACCGGTAGGCGACCCCGCCGGGCGCGGTGTTGGTGTACACCCCCGTCAGCGAGCCGTACGCCGCCTCGATGTCGTACGACCCGGTGAAGATGTTGAAGAAGCCGGCCGGGAACTTCGACGGCTGGGCGGCGGCGTTGTACGCGCCGTGATTCGCCAGCACGTCGACTTTGACGCCCTGAATCTCGCCGTCCTCGGTGGCCGCGAGTTCGCCCGTCATGTCGTAGTCGCGGGCGAAGCCGGTCGTCTGGATGTTCTCCGAGCGCTCCTCGATCCACTTCACCGGCCGCTCCAGCACGTACGACGCCGCCGCGGCGACGACGTAGCCGGGGTAGATGGGCACCTTGTTGCCGAAGCCGCCGCCCACGTCCGGGCTGACGATCCGAACCTTGTGCTCCGGGATGCCCGACACCTGCGAGAACAGGGTGCGGTGGGCGTGGGGCGCCTGCGAGGTCATGTGGACCGTCATCTTGTCGTCGCCGGGGTCCCAGTCGGCCACGCAGCCACAGGTCTCGATGGGTGCGGGGTGGAGCCGCTGGTACTCCATCTCCTCCTCTACCGTCACGTCCGCCGCGTCGAAGATTTCCTGGGTCTCCTCTTTGTCCCCCGTCTCCCAGTCGAAGATGTGGTTGTCCTCCTGATCGTCGAGTTCCTCGCGGATGAGCGGTGCGTCCTCCTCCAGCGCCTCCTCCGCGTCGACGACCGGGTCGAGCACCTCGTACTCCACCTCGACTTTCTCGGCGCCGTCCTTCGCGACGTAGCGGTCGGTGGCGATGACCGCCGCCACCTCCTGGGACTGGAACTTCACCTTGTCGTTGACGAGCACGTCCTGGGTGTCGTCCATGAGCGTCGGCATGGTCGCCAGGTCGTGTTCGAGCAAGTCGTCAGCCGTCAGGACGGCGACGACGCCGTCGAGGGCCATCGCGCGCGACCCGTCGATGTCCTCGATTCGGGCGTGGGCGTGCGGGCTCCGGACGATTTCGCAGTGGAGCATCCGCGGCTTCTTGATGTCGTCGACGTAGTTGCCGCGGCCGGTGATGAACCGCTTGTCCTCCTTGCGCGTGACCTCCTCGCCCATGCCACCGCGGCCGTGGCCGCAGTGTTTCTCGGGCTGGGGGCCGCCGTCGTCGTCGTGTTGATACTCCCTCGGCTCGGCCGTGTCGTCGGATTCACTACTCACGTGTCCTCACCTCCAACGTCGTCGAACTGGGGATCGGCGCCCTCGATCGGACCGTCCGCCGACGGGCCGCCACAGCAGTCCTCGACGCCGCAGTCGAAGTCGGTCTCGCCGTCGAACCGTTCCGCGGCGGTGACGCTCCCGCCGTCCGCAGTCGCGGGCTCCGCCTTCAGCTCGTCGGCGGCGTACTCGATGGACTTGACGATGTTCTGGTAGCCGGTACACCGACAGAGGTTGCCGCTGATCGCTTCGCGGATCTCCCCCTCCTCTGGGTCGGGGTTCTCGTCCAACAGCGCCTTCCCCGACATGATCATCCCGGGCGTACAGTAGCCACACTGGAGGCCGTGTTCCTCGCGGAACCCCTCCTGGAGCGGGTGGAGTTCCCCCTCGGCCTCGGGCAGGTCCTCCATCCCCTCGACGGTCATGATCTCGCTCCCATCGGCCTGGACCGCGAAGGTCAGACAGGACTTGATCGGCTCGCCGTCCTTGAGGACGGTACACGCGCCGCAGTTACCCGTGTCACAGCCGATGTGGGTGCCCGTCAGGTCCAGATCCTCGCGGATGGCGTGGACGAGCAGCTTTCGCGGTTCGACTTCGATCGTGTGTTCGGTGCCGTTGACCGTCAGCGTGATTTCGCGTTCGTCAGTCACTGTGTGACCCTCCGTTTGACGGCGCCGGCTCGCTCGGCCGCGTCACCCAGCGCCCGCTGGGTCAGCACGTCGACCATCCGCTCCTTGTAGGCCGCGTCGCCGTGTTCGTCGGATTCGGGGTTCGACGCCTCGGCCGCGAGTTCGCCCGCCGTCTCGAACAGGTCGGCGCTCGGCCGTTCGCCTTCGAGGTGCGCTTCGGCGTCCGCCGCCCGGGCGTTCGTGATGTCGACGGCGGTCATGCCGATGCCCGCGTCCTCGATCCGTCCGTCGTCGTCGAGGACGAGTCGGGCCGCGACCCCCGCCATCGCGTAGTCGCCCGTCTTGCGTTTCAGCTTGTGGTACGCGCTTCCCTCGCCCGGAGCCGGCGTCGGGACGCGCGCCTCCGTGATGAGTTCGTCCTCCATCAGCGACGTGTCGTACGGCAGGAGGAACAGTTCGTCCGCGGGGATGGTTCGCTCCCCGTCGGGTCCCTTCGCGACCACCTCGCCGTCGTGGGCGATGAGGACGCTCCCCCAGTCGCCCTTGGGATCGGCCTGTGCCATCGATCCGACGATGGTGCCACGGTTGCGGATCTGCGGGTCCGCGATCAGCGGCGCGGCGTCGGCGAAACTCCCGTACCGATCCTCGATCAGCTCGTTGTCCTCCACGTCGGCGTGGCGGGCCAGCGCACCGATCTTCAGGTAGCCGTCGTCCTCGTGGAAGTAATCGAGCGAGTCGATGCCGTTGATGTCGACGACGGTGTCCGGGCGAGCCAGCCGGAATCGGAGCATGGGCACGAGGCTCTGTCCCCCCGCGAGGATCGTCGGCTCGTGCAGGCTCTCCAAGAGGCTCACCGCCTCGTCGACCGTCGTGGGTTCGTGGTGTTCGAACGGTGCAGCTTTCATAGCATGTTGCGGAGTCGGTCGGTGACGCCGGAGCTGGTCTCCTCGTCGACGTCGGTCATCTGCTGCTCGATGTTGCTGAAGAAGTTGTTCACGATCTTGTCGGAGACGGGCTTGATAACCCGGGAGCCGAGCTGGGCGATGCGCCCCGAGATGTCGGCCTCGGTCCACCACTCGATGCGCGACCCCCCGCCGTCCTCCAGCTCGTGGATGCGCATCCCCGAGTTCATGCTGAAGCTACTGCCGCTGGCGTCGCCGCCGCCGCTCGCCAACATCTCGAAGTCGTCGCCGTCGCGCTCGTTGATGGTGACCGTCGTCTCGAACTGCGGTTTCACGCTGCCGACGCCCACCTGCATCAGCGCCGCGTACTTCTCCCCGGCGACGAACGCCCGGTCGGCCACGTCGTCGGCGTCCGCGTCGGGCAGCGTCTCCAGGCCCTCCTCGGGCTCGTACTCGTCGAAGTTGAAGTCGTCGTCCATCGGGGCGATATACCGGCACCCCTTCAGCGCGTCCCGGACCGCGATGGGGTCCGAGAGAACGATCCACGCCTTCTCGGGCGGTACCCCGTCGAGCTCGAACTCGCCTTCGAAATTCATCGGTCGATCCCTCCGACCCGTCCGTCGTGCCACATCGTCATCTTTTATAACCCTCCACTATGTGCATACTATTAGCACGGGTCGTGGTATGGGCCATCACAGCAATAAAAGTTGGTGACGTATATTCAGATCCTAAGTCCATATTATGACTGGAGACACACACGACGACCTGATCGAGTGGGACGACGGCGCCGAACGGGTTCGAGCCCTCCGTGAGGCGTGGCTGCCGCGACTCGGCACCGAGACGGTGCCGCTCGACCGCCTCGCCGGCCGTGCCGTCGCGGAGCCGATCCGCGCGCCCACGGACGTGCCTGCGCACAGCCACGCGACCATGGACGGCTTCGCGTTCGACGCGACGGACCCGTATCCGCTCGAACTCGTGGATGTCGAGGTGTTTCCGGAGGACGACCCGCCGTCCCTCGGCCCCGGCGAGGCGGCCCGCATCGCCACCGGCGCGCCCCTCCCCGAGGGGGCGAACGCGGTGTTGAAACGAGAGGAAGCGAGCTTCGACGCCGGCCGTCTGACGGGGACCGACCTCTCCCCCGGCACCTACGTCTACGAGCGCGGAAGCAACGTCGCCGAGGGGGAGCAACTGTTCGCGGCCGGGGAGCGCCTCGGTCCGAAGGACGCCCTCCTCCTCGCGGACCTCGGGATCGATTCGGTGACCGTCCGCGACCGGTTCTCGGTCGGCCTGCTGGCCACCGGTACCGAGATTCACGAGGGGCGCCAGCGCGACCTTGACTCCGCGATGCTCGCGGGTCTCGTCCGGTCGTGGGGCCACGAGGCGACCCACGAGGGGAGCGTCCCCGACGACTACGACCGCGTCGAGTCGCGGATCGACGAACTCGCGCGCGAACACGACGTGGTGATGACCACCGGCGGCACCAGCGTCGGCGACAAGGACTTCGTGGTGCGGGCGCTCGCTGCCCTCGGCGACCTGCGCTTCCACCGGGTGGCCCTCCGCCCCGGCAAGCCCATCGCCGTCGCCGAACTCCCCGATCACGACGCCGTCGCCGTCGCCATCCCCGGCAAACCCGTCGGCGCCCACGCCGTGACGACGCTCGTCGCCCGCCCCTTCTTCACCGGCGACGCGTCGCTCCCGACGGTCGACGCGTCGATGGCTCGGGCCGTCGATATCGCGGCCCCCGGCTTCGCCTACGCTATCCCCGTCACCCTCGACGACGGGACGGCGATGCCCCTCGGCCACGCCGACTCCCCCCTGCCGATCTACGACGACGCCTTCGATCCCAGCGTCCTCTCGTCGAGTACGCGCGCGACGCGGGCGAACGGGTTCGTCCTCACTGAGTCGGCGCTCGACCGCGGCACGGCGGTCGAGGTGGTCCCCTACCCCGTCGTGGAGCGATGAGTCTGCCCGTCGTCTCCCCACCGTTCGACGCGCCCGACGAGTCCCCGTCCGTCGCCGGCGTCCTCCTCGCCGCCGGCACCAGCGATCGGTACGGCGAGCGCAACAAACTCCTCGAGACCCACGACGGCGACCCCCTCGTTCGGGGCGCCGCGCGGACGCTCCTCGCGGCGCCGGTCGACCCCGTAATCGTCGTCGTCGGCCACGAGGCCGACCGCGTCGCCGCCGCGCTGAATGGACTCGACGTCGAACTCGTTCAGAACGACGCCTACGCCACCGGGCAGGCGTCCTCGGTCCGCGAGGGGATGCGCGCGGTTCCGGATCGGGCCGACGCCGCCGTCGTCGCCCTCGGCGACATGCCCTTCGTCGCGCCGGCGACGGTGGGGCGACTCGTCGACGCCTACGCCGCGGGCGCCGGGGACGCGCTGGCGGCCGCCCACGACGGCCACCGGGGTAACCCCGTCTGTTTCGACCGTCGGTTCTTCGACGCTCTCACCGACGTGACCGGTGACGTGGGCGGACGGTCGATCCTCCTCGATCACGGCGTCCTCGTCGACACCGGCGACCCCGGCGTCCGGCGCGACGTGGACGAGCCGTCGGACCTGTGATCTCATACTGACGGCTGTACGTCAGTTGGGATATTCGCCACCCCGGGGTGGCGAATATCTTGAAACAGTTACAGTCGACAGTATCAGCCCTCCCCGTCGTCGACCCGGACGACGATCCGCCCGTCCTCGACGTGCCACTCCACCCGGTCTCCGGCGCCGATATCCAGGAAGTTCCGCACCGGCTTCGGGACGGTCGTCAGGTTCTTCTCCGAAATCTTCGTATCGGTGAGCTTACCCATCGATCCGGCGTACGACCCTAGTAAATACATAGTTTACGCTATGTCGGTCCGCGCCGGTCACACGGACGACTTCCACCGGTGGGCACCGCCGTCGGAGGCCCGGTCGAAATCGAGGTCGAACCGGTCGGAGTCCAGGAGGACCGACCCCGGGACGTACACGCCGTCGTCGACGGGTTCGAGGAGCCCCCGGTCGGCCATCGTCGAGAGCACGTCGCGGACGGTCCGTTCGCGGCCGGGGATCAGGTTCGCCTCCTCGACCACGCTCGGCACGTCGACCCGCCCTTCCAGCAGCGCCAGCCGGATGGCCGCCACCCAGGCGGGTTCCCGCTTCATCTCTCGACACATTACCGTACAGCAACACGGTTCGTAAAATAAGTCCTTCCCCCGCCGTCCGTCGGGACTCGCGTGCGCCGCCCGCGTCGGCTCCCCGGCCGAAACCGTCCAAGGGTTTAAGTAAACGCCAGCTACGACTATATAAACGCGATGACACGGCCCACCCGCCAGCGGGACGACCGGACGCGATGGCAGGGCGAGGAGGAGGAGGACGAAGCCGACGAGGACGTCGACGTCGACGACCTCGACCCCGAGGACCTCGTCAGGACGGCCGATGGCGAACTGATTCACGAAGAGACCGGGCTCATCGTCGAGGAGGAACAGATCGATCCCGGCCCGGAGTGGCGGGCGTTCAACCACCAGGAACGACAGGAGAAATCGCGGGTGGGCGCCCCGACCACCCAGACGATGCACGACAAGGGGCTGACGACGACCATCGACTGGAAAGACAAGGACGCCTACGGACGCTCTATCTCCTCACGAAAGCGCTCGCAGATGCACCGCCTGCGGAAGTGGCAAGAGCGGATTCGGACGAAGGACGCGGGCGAGCGCAACCTCCAGTTCGCGCTCTCGGAGGTCGACCGGATGGCCTCCGCGCTCGGCGTTCCTCGATCCGTGCGTGAGGTGGCCTCCGTCATCTACCGACGCGCGCTCAACGAGGATCTGATTCGGGGGCGCTCCATCGAGGGCGTCGCCACCGCCGCGCTCTACGCCGCCTGTCGAAAGGAGGGCATCCCCCGCTCGCTGGAGGAGATTTCGGAGGTGTCGCGGGTCGAGCGCAAGGAGATCGGTCGCACCTACCGCTACATCTCCCAGGAACTCGGCTTGGAGATGAAACCCGTCGACCCGAAGAAGTACGTCCCCCGCTTCTGCTCGGAACTCGACCTCAGCGAGGAAGTGCAGGTGAAGGCCAACGAGATCATCGAAGAGACCGCCGAGAAGGGACTGCTCTCGGGGAAATCGCCCACCGGCTACGCCGCCGCCGCCATCTACGCCGCGTCCCTGCTCTGTAACGAGAAGAAGACCCAGCGGGAGGTGGCCGACGTGGCCCAGGTGACCGAAGTCACCATCCGGAACCGGTATCAGGAACAGATCGAGGCGATGGGTATCCACAGCTAGCGCGACAGGTTCAAATCCCGGCCGGCGCAACGATCCCTATGCGCCTCGACGAGTTCGTCGACCTCGAGGCGAACGAACGCGCCGAGCGACGGCGCCTCGCGAAGGAGAAGTCCTACGAGATTCTCGACTACGTCGAAGGCGTCGCCGACCGCGTCCAGCAGTCCGTCTCCGGCGACGCCATCGTCGGCAGCGTCTCGCCTTCCATCTTCGTCGGGGGGTCGAACTACCCGAACGTCTCCACCGGCATCCTCTCGCCCGTCGGCGACGAGGGGCGAGCGGACAGCTACGTCACCAGCGGCGCGTGGTACGAGGAGGGCGTCGACTTGGACGAGGTGTTTCGCCGTCGGACGGGGCTCCTCAACTCCCGCCGGTCGACGCCCGTCGACGCCCACGACGCCTGGGACGGCTTCGTCGGCGTCGGCCGCGAAGTCGCCATCGCGGACCGCCCGGTCGACGTGGAGATCGGACTGGACGGCGACCCGACCGTCGACTTCGACGCCGACGGCGTCTCGACGCCGACCGGCCCGAGCGCCCGCGCCCGCTCCGCACAGTTGGGTGAGAACCCGCACGTCCCCCGGCCGGTGAAGAAGACGCTGGAGGACGACGACTGGCGCGCCGAGGGAGCGATCAACTACCTCTACCGCCGCGGCTTCGACGTGTACGAGGTGAACACCATCCTCTCGGCGGGGGCACTCGGTCGGAGCGAGAACCGCCGCCTCGTCCCCACGCGGTGGTCGATCACCGCCGTCGACGACACTGTGGGCCAGTTCCTGCGGGGGTCGCTCCGGGACGCCCGGAGCATCGGCGAGGTGGAGATCCATCGCAACGAGTTCCTCGGCAACGCCTACTGGGTGCTCCTCGCGCCGGGACAGTGGGAGTACGAACTCGTCGAGCTGAAGGCGCCGGGGAGCGTCTGGAACCCCGACCCCGAGGCCGGGATGTGGATCGCCGCCGACCGCGAGGGGTACGAGGGCCGCACCGGCTACGTCGAGGAGACGGCCGGGGCGTACCACGCCGCCCGGCTGGCCGCCCTCGAACACCTCGACGACCGGAACCGACAGGCGAAATGTCTCGTCCTCCGGCACGTCTCCGACGACTACTGGGGACCGGCGGGCGTCTGGCAGGTCCGTGAGGGCGTTCGCCACGCCTTCGAGGGCGAGCACGCGACGGCGGAGACGCTCGCGGACGCGGTGCGGGGCGTCGTCGACTACCTCCCCACCACGCTCGCGGCGCTCAGACGGAAGTCGGCGATGGTCGCGGGGCTACAGACGACGCTGTCCGACTTCTAGAGCGCCGCGTACGCCGCCTCGACCATCTCACCCGTCTCGGCGACGATGTCGGCCATCTCCTCGTCGTCCGGCGCCATGCCGAGCAGTCGGCCGATCCGCATGATGCTGACGTGATAGACGGTCTGGACGCCCGGCTTCTCCTCCCAGACGACGACGTTACACGGCATGAGCGCGCCCACGCGTCCCTCGCTGGCGTCGAGGACGCGGTCGGCCATCGCGGGATTGCACGCGCCGAGGACGTAGTACGGGTCGCGTCCGGCGTCGATTTTCTCGTTGAGCATCCCCGAGACGGAGAACTCCACGGGCACGCCGAAGCCGGCGGCCTCGAACGTCTCGCGGACGTGTTCGACCGCCTCCTCGTGGCTCATCTCCAGGGTCGCGCGCTTCTCGCCGATGTCTTCCGGGTCGACGACGGTCGGATCGATCGGGAACGTCATAGCCGTGGATAGTCTTGGGAAGGGTATAAATTACACCGTGTGGACCGGCACCGACGACTCCTGGACGACCCGTCGGGCCGTGTTGCCGATCAGGGGTTTGTCCGGGTCGCGCTTGCCGTGTTTTCCGAGGGCGATCAGGTCGGCACCGTTCGCTTCGGCGTAGGCGACGATTTCCTCGTCGGCGATACCCGTGACGACCGCCGTCTCACACTCGATACCGGCGTCGATGGCCATCTCGCGGACGTCGTCGACGAGGTTCTGTCCCTTCTTCCGGATGCGCTCTTTCGTCTCCGCGATGTCGCTCGGGACGGCCACGTAGTCCGCGTCGCCCATGTCGATGACGTAGAGGGCCGTGATCCGCCCGCCGGAATTCGAGACGAGGTCGATGGCGTGTTCGGCCGCGCGTTTCGACGCCTTGCTCCCGTCCGTCGGGACGATCACGTGTTCGAACGGTGCCATGTGTGGGGGGACGGGCGGCGTCGGCATAAACCCACACCGGGATTACAGCGGGACGGGAAGCCACGAGAGCACCCGGACGACGGTCGCAGTCGGGACGACCGGCGGGTGGAGCACCAGCCAGTCCAGAAGCGCCAGGCCGAACCCGTGAGCGACCACGGAGGGGAGGATGGACTCGCTCTCGTAGTCGACGGCGCCGAAGAGCACGTCCGTCGGCGCGGAGAGCAGGAGTTCGATCGGCGGCTTGTGGACGTGGTGGATGGCGTAGACCACGGGGCTGATGAAGACGCTCTTGAACCCGATTTCGCGGACGCCGACACAGAGCAGCCCGCGGTAGTACGTCTCGGCAGCCGCGGCGACGACGAACTGCGCGAGGGCGTGGGGGACGAACGTGGCGAGGGCGGTGTTCGTCTCCCACATGGGGTAGTACGCCCGGATCGTCGGCAGCGACGCGCCGACGACGTAAAACGGCGTGACGAAGGCGGCGAGCAGGAGGGTGTTGCGGAGGGCGCGGCGGTCGACGCGCCAGCCGAGGTCACGCCCCCGTGCGAGCGCGAGCGCCCCGGGCAGGCCGACGAACACGGTCACGTCGCGGACGAGACGGGCGTCGAGACTGGTCGGCGGGACGCTCCAGAGC
This window of the Haloplanus rubicundus genome carries:
- a CDS encoding nucleotidyltransferase family protein, whose protein sequence is MSLPVVSPPFDAPDESPSVAGVLLAAGTSDRYGERNKLLETHDGDPLVRGAARTLLAAPVDPVIVVVGHEADRVAAALNGLDVELVQNDAYATGQASSVREGMRAVPDRADAAVVALGDMPFVAPATVGRLVDAYAAGAGDALAAAHDGHRGNPVCFDRRFFDALTDVTGDVGGRSILLDHGVLVDTGDPGVRRDVDEPSDL
- a CDS encoding transcription initiation factor IIB; translated protein: MTRPTRQRDDRTRWQGEEEEDEADEDVDVDDLDPEDLVRTADGELIHEETGLIVEEEQIDPGPEWRAFNHQERQEKSRVGAPTTQTMHDKGLTTTIDWKDKDAYGRSISSRKRSQMHRLRKWQERIRTKDAGERNLQFALSEVDRMASALGVPRSVREVASVIYRRALNEDLIRGRSIEGVATAALYAACRKEGIPRSLEEISEVSRVERKEIGRTYRYISQELGLEMKPVDPKKYVPRFCSELDLSEEVQVKANEIIEETAEKGLLSGKSPTGYAAAAIYAASLLCNEKKTQREVADVAQVTEVTIRNRYQEQIEAMGIHS
- a CDS encoding molybdopterin molybdotransferase MoeA, translating into MTGDTHDDLIEWDDGAERVRALREAWLPRLGTETVPLDRLAGRAVAEPIRAPTDVPAHSHATMDGFAFDATDPYPLELVDVEVFPEDDPPSLGPGEAARIATGAPLPEGANAVLKREEASFDAGRLTGTDLSPGTYVYERGSNVAEGEQLFAAGERLGPKDALLLADLGIDSVTVRDRFSVGLLATGTEIHEGRQRDLDSAMLAGLVRSWGHEATHEGSVPDDYDRVESRIDELAREHDVVMTTGGTSVGDKDFVVRALAALGDLRFHRVALRPGKPIAVAELPDHDAVAVAIPGKPVGAHAVTTLVARPFFTGDASLPTVDASMARAVDIAAPGFAYAIPVTLDDGTAMPLGHADSPLPIYDDAFDPSVLSSSTRATRANGFVLTESALDRGTAVEVVPYPVVER
- a CDS encoding AbrB/MazE/SpoVT family DNA-binding domain-containing protein, coding for MGKLTDTKISEKNLTTVPKPVRNFLDIGAGDRVEWHVEDGRIVVRVDDGEG
- a CDS encoding aerobic carbon-monoxide dehydrogenase large subunit, translating into MSSESDDTAEPREYQHDDDGGPQPEKHCGHGRGGMGEEVTRKEDKRFITGRGNYVDDIKKPRMLHCEIVRSPHAHARIEDIDGSRAMALDGVVAVLTADDLLEHDLATMPTLMDDTQDVLVNDKVKFQSQEVAAVIATDRYVAKDGAEKVEVEYEVLDPVVDAEEALEEDAPLIREELDDQEDNHIFDWETGDKEETQEIFDAADVTVEEEMEYQRLHPAPIETCGCVADWDPGDDKMTVHMTSQAPHAHRTLFSQVSGIPEHKVRIVSPDVGGGFGNKVPIYPGYVVAAAASYVLERPVKWIEERSENIQTTGFARDYDMTGELAATEDGEIQGVKVDVLANHGAYNAAAQPSKFPAGFFNIFTGSYDIEAAYGSLTGVYTNTAPGGVAYRCSFRVTEAVYLIERMVKVLADELDVDPAEIRRKNFIPSDAFPYESATGWNYDSGDYEKALDKALEMADYDHYREEQQRRIEQDADKLIGIGISSFTEVVGAGPGKQCDIAGIEMFDSADLRVNPTGNAVLRVGVQTQGQGHETTFAQIVAEELGMDVDDIVVEHGDTDTEPYGLGTYGSRSTPVAGAATAVAARKVRDKAKSIAANELEAAEEDIEWDRESGEFHVAGAPDRSITITEIAAGAYMNHPGSEEPGLEATNYYDPPEMTYPFGSYIVIVEVDRETGEVDFEKFVAVDDCGNRINPMIIEGQIHGGLAQGIGTAMMEHVTYDDNGNVTGGDFMNYLLPTAKEIPNFETGHTVTPSPHHPIGAKGVGESPTVGSPPAIVNAVVDAMSHAGVSHVEMPMTPDVVWESLDEAGLAIEPSANVAFEFDDAGEEPADD
- a CDS encoding FAD binding domain-containing protein, yielding MKAAPFEHHEPTTVDEAVSLLESLHEPTILAGGQSLVPMLRFRLARPDTVVDINGIDSLDYFHEDDGYLKIGALARHADVEDNELIEDRYGSFADAAPLIADPQIRNRGTIVGSMAQADPKGDWGSVLIAHDGEVVAKGPDGERTIPADELFLLPYDTSLMEDELITEARVPTPAPGEGSAYHKLKRKTGDYAMAGVAARLVLDDDGRIEDAGIGMTAVDITNARAADAEAHLEGERPSADLFETAGELAAEASNPESDEHGDAAYKERMVDVLTQRALGDAAERAGAVKRRVTQ
- a CDS encoding CoxG family protein; this translates as MNFEGEFELDGVPPEKAWIVLSDPIAVRDALKGCRYIAPMDDDFNFDEYEPEEGLETLPDADADDVADRAFVAGEKYAALMQVGVGSVKPQFETTVTINERDGDDFEMLASGGGDASGSSFSMNSGMRIHELEDGGGSRIEWWTEADISGRIAQLGSRVIKPVSDKIVNNFFSNIEQQMTDVDEETSSGVTDRLRNML
- a CDS encoding XdhC family protein — encoded protein: MTRDETRPEESSDDGAALERALAERGEAYARVTVVRREPPVSANVGDRAVVTRSGEIHGWIGGMSCAQSVVSEEATTAIDDGEPRLLGIAPDPDTVDRPGVSAFPMQCHSEGVLELFVEPVTPAPELLVVGGSPIARSLARLAAELPVDVTLVDPDGDADDLPPGTAATTVTDPDEIAAAVGTAPLVVVASMGGYDARGVAAGVRADAGYIGLVASDARCAEVIERAADLLDRDPDAVRAAVTNPAGVDIAAHTPPEIAASILAEVVDVRARAVGGTEAAGTDETDADAIDPVCGMTVTPGEAAASVDHDGETYHFCCRGCADSFRADPAAYLEEDSTAPA
- a CDS encoding (2Fe-2S)-binding protein, with the translated sequence MTDEREITLTVNGTEHTIEVEPRKLLVHAIREDLDLTGTHIGCDTGNCGACTVLKDGEPIKSCLTFAVQADGSEIMTVEGMEDLPEAEGELHPLQEGFREEHGLQCGYCTPGMIMSGKALLDENPDPEEGEIREAISGNLCRCTGYQNIVKSIEYAADELKAEPATADGGSVTAAERFDGETDFDCGVEDCCGGPSADGPIEGADPQFDDVGGEDT